In a single window of the Oscillatoria sp. FACHB-1407 genome:
- a CDS encoding DUF4079 domain-containing protein — translation MSERLSELLEPIAAWFRTLGVPEPIVHWGHPAMMGIVVLVMGSFVGLAGWRGRVLTGEASAKSRADHRKLAPLMFLFIALGYTGGVLSLVMQHKPILQSPHFFTGSLALVLLGMNAVIALTGFGKEKGIVRSLHAYLGSAALCLLFLHGVLGLKLGLSI, via the coding sequence ATGTCGGAGCGTTTGAGTGAGTTATTGGAGCCGATCGCTGCCTGGTTTCGGACGTTGGGTGTGCCAGAACCGATTGTGCATTGGGGGCATCCAGCAATGATGGGAATTGTGGTTTTGGTGATGGGCAGTTTTGTTGGGTTGGCAGGATGGCGTGGACGGGTATTAACGGGTGAAGCCAGTGCGAAAAGTCGAGCAGATCACCGTAAGCTAGCTCCTTTGATGTTTTTGTTTATCGCTCTGGGTTACACAGGAGGTGTGCTGTCGCTGGTGATGCAACACAAGCCAATTTTGCAAAGTCCTCATTTCTTCACGGGATCGCTGGCATTGGTTTTATTAGGAATGAATGCCGTGATTGCGTTGACTGGGTTTGGTAAAGAGAAGGGGATAGTGCGATCGCTCCATGCCTATCTGGGTAGTGCAGCGTTGTGTTTGCTGTTTCTCCATGGGGTGTTGGGGTTAAAGTTAGGTTTATCAATCTAA